The genomic DNA CGGCGAGTGGTCTGATCGACGCGGTGTGGGGGACAAGGGCACCGGCTTCCGCGCCTGGCATCTTGCGGACGTACGTCCACCGGCTGCGGAAAGCGCTGGAGCCGGCCGGGGACACCGCGTCGTCCGTGCTCCGTTCCACGGGGGACGGCTATCAACTCCGTATCTCGCCGGAGGAGCTGGACCTCGGTGCCTTCCGGGAGCTGCTCGCCCGAGCCGAGCGGGCGCGCCGTGCGGGAGACCCCAAGGGCGCGGTGGGGTACCTGCGGGATGCGCTCGATCTGTGGCGCGGGACGGCGCTGGCCGGTGTCCGGGGTGAGTACGCGCAGGCCCAGCGGCACCGGCTCGGCGAGTTGCGACTGTCCGCGGAGGCTGCCCGCATCACGGCCGAACTCGACCTCGGTGTCCATGCGGAGGCGACCGCTGAGCTGACCGGGCTGGTCACTGAGCACCCGCTGGACGAGCGGTTCCGGGAGCTGCTCATGCTCGCCCTCTACCGGTCGGGACAACAGGCGGCGGCCCTCGCCACCTACCGCGACGCGCAGACACTGCTCGCGGGCGAGTTGGGGGTCGATCCCGGCCCGGCACTGCAGGCGATGTACCAGCGCGTTCTACGAGCCGACGCCGGGCTCCTTGCTCCGCTCGCCCCGGCCGAGCCGGCACCCGTTCCCGCCCAGGCTCCCGCACCCCTACCTGTACAAGCCCCCGCCGTCCCGGCCCAACTACCCGCCGGCCTGGCGGTCTTCGTCGGCCGAGACGCCGAACTGGCCGAGGCGGCCCGCCTGCCCACGGGCGGCACGGTGGTGGTCAGTGCCATCGCGGGGATGGCGGGTGTCGGCAAGACCACCTTCGCGGTGCGTTGGGCACGACAGGTCGCCGACCGGTTCCCGGACGGTCAGCTGTACCTGAATCTGCGGGGCTTCGATCCGGTCGGTCTGCCGGTCGCGCCGGAGCACGCCCTGCGCACGCTGCTGGAGTCGCTGGGTGCCGGCACCCGCGGGCTGCCGCAGGGCGTCGACGCACTCGCGGCCCTGTACCGCACCCTGCTCACCGGCAAGCGCATGCTGGTGCTGCTGGACAACGCCCGCGATGCCGCGCAGGTTCGGCCACTGCTGCCGGGGGCGCCCGGCTGCCTGGTCATCGTCACCAGCCGCGATCGGCTCGCCGGCTTGGTCGCTGTGGACGGCGCCCACCCTCTCCATCTCGACTTGCTCTCCGTGCCGGAGGCCCGCGCGCTGCTCACCCGGCGCCTCGGGCAGGGCCGGGTCGCGGCCGAACCGGACGCGGTCGAGGAGATCATCGCCCGGTGCGGACGACTGCCGCTGGCCTTGGCGGTCACCGCCGCCCGCGCGGCGATCCGGTCGGCCCTCCCCCTGTCGGCGATCGCCGCCGAACTGAGAGACAGTGCCGACGGCCTCGACTGGTTCCACGACGGCGACGCCGCGGCCGATGTACGCGCTGTCTTCTCCTGGTCGTATCACGCTCTCACCACCGATGCCGCCCGCCTGTTCCGGTTGCTGGGTATGCACCCCGGCCCCGACATCGCCCTGCCCGCGGCGGCCGGCCTGGCAGGGCTCACCATCCCGCACACTCGCCAGTTGCTGTCCGAGCTCGTCCAGGCCCACTTGGTGGACGAGTCCGTACCCGGCCGCTACGCCTCCCACGACCTGCTGCGCGCCTTCGCCACCGAACTGACAGAAGCCCTCGATCCGCCCCAGGAGGCGCGGACGGCTCGGCATCGGATGTTCGACCACTACCTGCACACCGCCCGTGAGGCGCTCGCACTGACCGCCCGTACCCGGGTACTGATCTCGCTGGCCCCAGCGGTGGAGGGGGTGCGTCCGGAGGAATTCAACGGGGACACCGCGAAGGCGGTGGCCTGGTTCACCGCCGAACGGGCGGTGCTGCTCGCCGGCATCGAACAGGCCGCCACCCACGGGTACGACGTCCACACCTGGCAACTTGCGTGGGCCGTGGCCAGCTATCTGCACCGGTGTGGTCTGTGGCGGGAGCACGAGGCCGTGCACCGAACCGCCCTGGACGCGGCGCGCCGGCTGGGCGACACGGCCGCCGAGGCCCATGTCCTCCGCCTTCTCGCCTTCTCCACAGCGGACATGGGCCGCGTCGAGGAGGCACGTGCTCATGCCGAGCGAGCCATCGAGCTGTTCACCGAATCGGGCGACACGAGAGCCTGCGCCGAGGGCTATTTCACGTTGAGCTGGGTGGAGGAGCGGCAGGGCGATCCGGAAGCGGCGCTCGCCGCCGCGCAGCGGTATCTCGCGCTCAGCTCGGTTCATGACGGCCATGGTGTCGACGACAGCCGCGACCGGATGACGACAGCATGCGCCCTCAACGTGGTCGGTTGGTTCCAGACCTGCCTCGGGCAGCACCAGCAGGCCCTCGACCACTGTCAGCAGGCAGTGACCCTGTTCCTGGAACTCGGGGACGAGACCGGGGCGGCGGCCACCTGGGACAGCATTGGCCACGCCTACCATCACCTCGGCCAGTACGAGCAGGCCGTAACTGCCTTTCGCAACACCCTCGATCTCTCCCGGCGGGGCGACCTGCCCTTGTTGACGGCAGGCACCCTCAGGCGTCTCGGGGACACCCACCTCAGCGCCGCCGACCCGGATGCGGCCCGTGCGGCCTGGGTTGAGGGGCTGGACATCCTGGAGCGGATCGGCCACGCCGACGCTGAGTCCCTTCGCACCAGATTGCGTCAACTCGACGAGCCGAGTGATCTGGTGGAGGCGGACGCGGCGCCCACCGACTCGTAGTCGGCCCACGGTTCGGAAGCCCGGTCCGGCCGACTGAATCAGCGGCCTCGGACGGCACGTGGAGCGCGCACCGCCGCGCGTGGTGCGGCGTTCGTGACCGCGGTACGGCGCGCGGGGTCCTCCCGGTTGTACAGGCGTCCCGGCGGAGACCTTGCCCGTGTCCCTTCCGGCCCGTGTCGCGCGATACGGGCCGAGGCGGAAGTCAACGATCCGTCAACGGGCTGTAGACACCCGGCCGGTTGTCTTGAGCGGGCGCGTCCGCGCCTGCGGGTTCGATCCGCGGGTGTCACATCTGACCTGCACAGGTCTGGAGCAGACGCGCTCCGCACAGTAGACAAATCTGTATCGGTGTTTTCGGGGGTTATCGGCGTGACAGTGCAAGTTCGTACCATCCCGGCCGGCGACGATCGGCTGGTAGACGACGTTTCCCTGCGCCTGAGGATCCTCGGTCCGTTGCGGCTCTGGCGCGGCGGCGTCGAACTGGACGTGGGCCCGCGGCAACAGGCCTACCTGCTCGCCCTGCTTCTCGCCCGTGAGGGCAGGCCGGTCAGCACCACCGAACTGATCGACCTGATGTGGGACGACGATGTCCCGGCCAGCGCCCTGAACGTCATCCACAAGTACGTCGGTGCCCTACGACGTCTGCTGGAACCCGGACTCCCCGCCCGCGGAACGGGCTCGTACCTCCACCGTCGCGGCAACGGCTACCTGTTCACCGCCGGCCCCGGGACGCTCGACCTGGTTGCCTTCCGTGAGCGCGTGGCGACGGCCCAAGCCGCCTCGGCGCAGCAGCGTCACGAAGCCGCGCTCGACAACTACGTGGAAGCGCTCGGTCTTTGGCACGGTCCCGCAGGTGACGGCCTGACCCACGGGCCCACCGTGGTGCCGATCTTCGCCGCCCTCGACGCCGAGTTGTACGACGCGTGCGCGGCAGCGGCCGAACTCGCCGTATCGCTGGCCCGGGCGGAGCAGGTGCTCCCCGCGTTGCACCTGGCCGCGTCGATGGCGCCCCTGCACGAACCCGTCCAGGCCGGCCTCGTCTGCGCCCTTGCCGCTGCCGGGCGGCAGGCGGAGGCACTGTCGGTGTTCAGCGCGGTCCGCGCCCGCCTCGCCGAAGACCTCGGTATCGACCCCGGTCCAGTGCTGCAGGACGCCCACCGGCGCGTACTGATGCAGCAGACCCCGCCGTCGGCGACCGCGACGGGTACGGACGCCAACGTCGGCGGCGCGCAGGTGAGTACGTCCG from Streptomyces sp. NBC_01478 includes the following:
- a CDS encoding AfsR/SARP family transcriptional regulator; this encodes MEARLRFAVLGPVRAWRGSDEIELGPPQQRAVLAALLLAEGSQVPASGLIDAVWGTRAPASAPGILRTYVHRLRKALEPAGDTASSVLRSTGDGYQLRISPEELDLGAFRELLARAERARRAGDPKGAVGYLRDALDLWRGTALAGVRGEYAQAQRHRLGELRLSAEAARITAELDLGVHAEATAELTGLVTEHPLDERFRELLMLALYRSGQQAAALATYRDAQTLLAGELGVDPGPALQAMYQRVLRADAGLLAPLAPAEPAPVPAQAPAPLPVQAPAVPAQLPAGLAVFVGRDAELAEAARLPTGGTVVVSAIAGMAGVGKTTFAVRWARQVADRFPDGQLYLNLRGFDPVGLPVAPEHALRTLLESLGAGTRGLPQGVDALAALYRTLLTGKRMLVLLDNARDAAQVRPLLPGAPGCLVIVTSRDRLAGLVAVDGAHPLHLDLLSVPEARALLTRRLGQGRVAAEPDAVEEIIARCGRLPLALAVTAARAAIRSALPLSAIAAELRDSADGLDWFHDGDAAADVRAVFSWSYHALTTDAARLFRLLGMHPGPDIALPAAAGLAGLTIPHTRQLLSELVQAHLVDESVPGRYASHDLLRAFATELTEALDPPQEARTARHRMFDHYLHTAREALALTARTRVLISLAPAVEGVRPEEFNGDTAKAVAWFTAERAVLLAGIEQAATHGYDVHTWQLAWAVASYLHRCGLWREHEAVHRTALDAARRLGDTAAEAHVLRLLAFSTADMGRVEEARAHAERAIELFTESGDTRACAEGYFTLSWVEERQGDPEAALAAAQRYLALSSVHDGHGVDDSRDRMTTACALNVVGWFQTCLGQHQQALDHCQQAVTLFLELGDETGAAATWDSIGHAYHHLGQYEQAVTAFRNTLDLSRRGDLPLLTAGTLRRLGDTHLSAADPDAARAAWVEGLDILERIGHADAESLRTRLRQLDEPSDLVEADAAPTDS